One Vitis riparia cultivar Riparia Gloire de Montpellier isolate 1030 chromosome 4, EGFV_Vit.rip_1.0, whole genome shotgun sequence genomic window carries:
- the LOC117912916 gene encoding lachrymatory-factor synthase-like, giving the protein MAEETQFKWEGKATAELKSTKPDQVWPFLEDFCSLHKWMPSLDTCYQVEGVKGQPGLIRYCSSTAASPDNPDQTTVNWVKEKLLTIDPINHCFSYEVLDNNMGFNSYVTTFKVIPINGGGCLIQWSFVCDPVQGWRYEDLASYIDSSLQFMAKKMEETLQHAI; this is encoded by the coding sequence ATGGCAGAAGAAACACAGTTCAAATGGGAAGGAAAAGCCACCGCAGAGCTCAAGTCCACCAAACCTGACCAAGTCTGGCCTTTCTTAGAGGATTTTTGCAGCCTCCACAAGTGGATGCCCAGTCTTGATACTTGCTATCAAGTGGAGGGCGTCAAGGGTCAGCCCGGCCTCATTCGCTACTGCTCCTCCACAGCAGCATCGCCGGACAACCCTGACCAGACCACAGTCAATTGGGTCAAAGAGAAGCTTCTCACCATCGATCCCATCAACCACTGCTTCAGCTATGAGGTTCTCGACAACAACATGGGGTTCAACTCCTATGTGACCACATTCAAAGTAATCCCAATCAACGGCGGTGGGTGCCTGATCCAGTGGTCCTTCGTTTGTGATCCGGTTCAAGGGTGGAGATACGAGGATTTGGCGTCTTATATCGACTCTTCTCTCCAATTCATGGCTAAGAAGATGGAAGAGACTCTCCAGCACGCAATCTGA
- the LOC117912915 gene encoding monoacylglycerol lipase, translating to MESVQMEELTSGASGRIIPVFRNLRRSVLSWQSIRRSLIFIHSIFLWLILLLPRHRLSSSAQSPPAPVKSCRRRSVFRRDEEDTLKRRALAEGLEMVTESEDGTSLCRCATSLFYGTRRNALFCRSWFPVAGEMKGIMIIIHGLNEHSGRYADFAKQLTSCSFGVYAMDWIGHGGSDGLHGYVPSLDHVVADTGAFLEKIKAENPGIPCFLFGHSTGGAVVLKAASYPEIEGILEGIVLTSPALRVKPAHPIVGAVAPIFSLVVPRYQFKGANKRGIPVSRDPAAMLAKYSDPLVYTGPIRVRTGHEILRISSYLTRNFKSVTVPFLVLHGTADRVTDPLASQDLYTEAASRCKNIKLYDGFLHDLLFEPEREEIAQDIIDWMEKRLCGHDFENVHSHW from the exons ATGGAGTCCGTACAGATGGAGGAGCTAACCTCAGGTGCGAGCGGTCGTATTATACCAGTTTTCAGGAACCTTCGACGGTCAGTGCTCTCGTGGCAGTCGATTCGTCGGTCGCTCATTTTCATCCATTCGATCTTCCTCTGGTTGATACTCCTCTTGCCACGCCACCGCCTTTCCTCGTCTGCGCAGTCGCCGCCAGCGCCGGTGAAATCCTGTAGGAGGAGATCGGTGTTCCGGCGTGATGAGGAGGATACTCTCAAGCGCCGAGCCTTAGCTGAGGGTTTGGAGATGGTGACGGAGAGCGAAGACGGGACGAGCCTGTGCCGGTGCGCTACGTCCTTGTTCTACGGAACCAGAAGGAATGCTTTGTTCTGCCGGTCGTGGTTTCCGGTCGCTGGTGAAATGAA GGGTATTATGATCATCATACATGGGCTTAACGAGCACAG TGGAAGATATGCGGATTTTGCAAAGCAACTAACCTCATGCAGCTTTGGTGTCTATGCAATGGACTGGATAG GTCATGGTGGGAGTGATGGATTGCATGGATACGTACCTTCACTTGATCATGTTGTTGCGGACACT gGTGCTTTCTTGGAAAAGATTAAAGCAGAGAACCCGGGGATACCATGTTTCCTTTTTGGTCACTCAACTGGAGGGGCTGTTGTTTTAAAG GCAGCTTCATATCCTGAGATTGAAGGAATACTGGAGGGAATTGTATTGACCTCCCCTGCTCTGCGTGTGAAGCCAGCCCATCCAATAGTCGGG GCTGTGGCGCCTATATTTTCTCTCGTCGTTCCAAGATACCAGTTCAAAGGTGCCAACAAAAGGGGCATTCCAGTTTCAAGGGATCCTGCGGCAATGTTGGCCAAGTACTCTGATCCTTTGGTCTATACCGGACCCATAAGGGTCCGCACAGGCCATGAGATTTTGCGCATCTCCTCTTACCTGACACGGAACTTCAAGTCTGTAACCGTCCCATTCCTTGTCCTTCATGGAACTGCAGATAGAGTAACTGATCCGCTCGCCTCTCAGGATTTATACACTGAGGCAGCCTCCAGGTGCAAAAACATAAAGCTCTATGATGGCTTCTTGCACGACCTCCTCTTCGAGCCTGAGCGTGAAGAAATCGCACAGGACATCATCGATTGGATGGAGAAGAGATTATGCGGgcatgattttgaaaatgtcCACAGCCATTGGTGA
- the LOC117912447 gene encoding uncharacterized protein LOC117912447 has product MAPNGEMVLGSSSRSDNPRNKPTRLSVEGLQRTLSDISLELIKEDIDNDINLPPISEVENAKCECCDMCEECTPEYISQIRDKFSGKLICGLCAEAVKEEMEKKGWKIEEAVNEHMSACVSFNRFGRTHPVLYQAEAMREMLKRSSSMEGRASRAKSMSPREKKGGIARSSSCIPAITREFSILNFERGCDAILPRDEGILKVPI; this is encoded by the exons ATGGCACCAAACGGAGAAATGGTGTTAGGCTCAAGCTCCAGGAGCGATAATCCCAGAAACAAGCCTACAAGACTCTCCGTAGAAGGCCTACAGAGAACACTCTCCGACATCTCACTGGAACTAATCAAAGAAGACATTGATAACGATATCAACCTTCCACCCATTTCCGAGGTGGAGAATGCCAAGTGCGAGTGCTGCGACATGTGCGAGGAGTGCACACCCGAATACATCAGCCAAATACGCGACAAGTTTTCCGGGAAGCTGATATGTGGGCTGTGTGCAGAAGCGGTGAAGGAAGAGATGGAGAAGAAGGGATGGAAGATAGAAGAAGCAGTGAATGAGCATATGAGCGCCTGTGTGAGCTTTAACAGGTTTGGTAGGACACATCCTGTGCTGTATCAGGCTGAGGCCATGAGAGAAATGTTGAAGAGGAGCTCTAGTATGGAAGGAAGAGCAAGTAGGGCGAAGTCCATGAGTCCTAGAGAAAAGAAGGGCGGTATTGCGAGGAGCTCGAGTTGTATTCCGGCCATCACGAGGGAG TTTTCCATCTTGAATTTTGAACGTGGGTGTGATGCCATTCTCCCAAGAGATGAGGGGATCCTAAAGGTACCAATTTGA
- the LOC117913642 gene encoding probably inactive leucine-rich repeat receptor-like protein kinase At2g25790 codes for MAKRGAQTCGLFIISMFFFFFSFGMSAREEIELLLSFKASINDPLGFLSNWNSSVDFCNWYGILCTNSSHVSSIDLSGKNISGEISPVLFGLPYIETLNLSNNALSGGIPGNISLCYSLRYLNLSNNNLTGSMPRGSASGLEALDLSNNVISGEIPADMGLFSRLKVLDLGGNFLVGKIPNSIANITSLEFLTLASNQLVGEIPRELGRMKSLKWIYLGYNNLSGGIPKEIGELTSLNHLDLVYNNLTGEIPSSLGNLSDLHFLFLYQNKLSGSIPPSIFDLKKLISLDLSDNSLSGEIPELVIQLQNLEILHLFANDFTGKIPRALASLPRLQILQLWSNKLSGEIPKNLGKQNNLTVLDLSTNNLSGEIPESLCNSGRLFKLILFSNSLEGEVPKSLSDCRSLRRVRLQSNHFSGELSSEFMKLPLVYFLDISDNNLTGKISDRRWDMPSLQMLSLARNRFFGNLPQSFGASKLENLDLSENQFSGAVPSSFGNLSELMQLKLSENMLSGDIPEELSSCKKLVSLNLSHNQLSGHIPASFSDMPVLGQLDLSQNQLSGKIPPNLGRVESLVQVNLSNNHLHGSLPSTGAFLAINSSSVSGNNLCGGDTTSGLPPCKRLKTPVWWFFVTCFLVVLVVLALAAFAVVFIRRRDGSELKRVEHEDGMWEMQFFDSKASKSITIKGILSSTTENNVISRGRKGISYKGKTKNGEMQFMVKEINDSNSIPSSFWTEFAQFGRLRHSNVVKLIGLCRSQKCGYLISEYIEGKNLSEVLRSLSWERRQKIAIGISKALRFLHCNCSPSMVVGNMSPQKIIIDGKDEPHLRLSPPLMVCTDFKCIISTAYVAPETRETKDITEKSDIYGFGLILIELMTGKSPTDAEFGVHGSIVEWGRYCYSDCHLDMWIDPIIRAQVSSNQNQMVEIMNLALHCTATDPTARPCASDVLKTLESVLRSSSCVSGLKFSSPI; via the exons ATGGCCAAAAGAGGAGCTCAAACATGTGGATTATTTATCATCTccatgttcttcttcttcttcagtttTGGCATGTCCGCAAGGGAGGAGATAGAGCTGCTGCTATCCTTCAAAGCTTCAATCAATGATCCGCTTGGGTTTCTCTCCAATTGGAATTCCTCCGTTGATTTCTGCAACTGGTATGGTATCTTATGTACGAACTCATCTCATGTTTCCAGTATTGATCTCTCCGGGAAGAACATCTCCGGCGAGATTTCTCCTGTACTTTTCGGTTTGCCGTATATTGAAACTCTCAATCTCTCCAACAATGCTCTTTCCGGTGGAATTCCGGGCAACATCTCTTTGTGTTATTCACTTCGATATCTCAATCTTAGTAACAATAATTTGACGGGTTCTATGCCAAGGGGCTCAGCTTCCGGGCTTGAAGCTTTGGATCTCTCCAACAATGTGATTTCCGGTGAAATTCCAGCGGATATGGGATTATTTTCCAGACTCAAGGTGCTTGATCTTGGTGGAAATTTTTTGGTGGGGAAGATTCCAAATTCTATTGCAAATATCACAAGTTTAGAATTCTTGACTTTGGCTTCCAACCAATTGGTTGGTGAAATTCCTAGAGAATTAGGCCGAATGAAGAGCTTGAAGTGGATTTACTTGGGCTACAACAATCTCTCCGGTGGTATTCCAAAAGAGATAGGCGAGTTAACTTCTCTGAACCATCTTGATCTTGTCTACAACAATCTCACTGGTGAAATCCCATCCTCCCTTGGAAACCTCAGCGACCTTCACTTCCTCTTTCTCTACCAAAACAAGCTTTCGGGTTCAATCCCTCCTTCCATTTTCGACCTTAAAAAGTTGATTTCGCTTGATTTAAGCGATAATTCTCTTTCGGGTGAGATTCCGGAGCTTGTAATTCAGTTGCAGAACTTGGAGATTCTTCATTTGTTTGCCAACGATTTTACTGGGAAGATTCCAAGAGCTTTAGCTTCTTTGCCTCGGCTTCAAATCCTCCAACTATGGTCCAACAAATTGTCCGGGGAGATTCCGAAGAACCTTGGCAAACAAAATAATCTCACAGTACTGGACCTCTCCACCAACAATCTCTCCGGAGAAATTCCCGAAAGCCTTTGCAACTCAGGGCGCCTCTTTAAACTCATCCTCTTCTCAAACTCACTGGAAGGTGAAGTCCCAAAGAGTTTAAGTGACTGCAGAAGCTTGCGGCGAGTCCGCCTTCAGAGCAATCACTTCTCAGGTGAATTGTCGTCGGAATTCATGAAGCTGCCCCTAGTCTACTTCCTTGATATCTCGGATAACAATCTTACAGGCAAAATCAGTGATCGGAGGTGGGATATGCCATCACTTCAGATGTTGAGTTTAGCAAGAAACAGATTTTTTGGGAACTTGCCTCAGTCTTTCGGTGCTAGCAAGCTCGAGAACTTAGACTTGTCAGAAAATCAGTTTTCCGGCGCCGTCCCGTCGAGTTTTGGGAACTTGTCCGAGCTCATGCAGTTAAAGCTGAGTGAAAACATGCTTTCAGGTGATATCCCAGAAGAATTATCGTCATGTAAGAAGCTTGTGAGTCTAAACCTCAGCCACAATCAGCTCAGTGGTCACATTCCCGCTAGTTTCTCTGACATGCCAGTTCTTGGACAGCTCGATTTGTCTCAGAATCAATTATCTGGCAAAATCCCACCGAATTTAGGGAGAGTGGAATCACTTGTTCAAGTGAATCTTTCCAACAATCATTTGCATGGCAGTTTACCTTCCACCGGAGCGTTCCTCGCCATCAATTCAAGCTCAGTTTCAGGAAACAATCTTTGTGGTGGGGATACTACAAGTGGGTTGCCACCATGCAAAAGGTTAAAAACCCCAGTTTGGTGGTTCTTCGTCACTTGTTTTCTGGTTGTTTTGGTGGTGCTTGCTCTTGCTGCTTTTGCCGTTGTGTTCATCCGACGCCGAGATGGATCAGAGCTCAAGAGAGTAGAACATGAAGATGGGATGTGGGAAATGCAGTTCTTTGATTCCAAGGCCTCAAAATCAATCACAATCAAAGGCATACTGTCATCTACAACAGAAAATAATGTGATTTCAAGAGGAAGGAAAGGGATTTCATACAAGGGGAAGACTAAAAATGGTGAGATGCAATTTATggtgaaggaaataaatgatAGTAACTCAATTCCTTCTAGTTTCTGGACAGAATTCGCTCAATTTGGTAGGCTTCGGCATTCAAATGTTGTCAAGCTAATCGGACTGTGCCGGTCTCAAAAGTGTGGATATTTGATTTCTGAGTACATAGAAGGGAAGAATTTGAGTGAAGTTCTTCGAAGTCTAAGCTGGGAGCGTAGACAAAAAATTGCCATTGGGATATCAAAAGCCCTAAGATTTCTGCACTGTAATTGTTCACCCAGTATGGTGGTCGGTAACATGTCACCACAGAAGATCATAATCGACGGAAAGGATGAGCCTCACCTGAGACTGAGTCCTCCATTGATGGTCTGTACAGACTTCAAATGCATCATATCCACAGCCTATGTTGCCCCAG AAACCAGAGAAACTAAAGACATAACCGAGAAGAGCGATATCTATGGATTTGGCCTCATTCTGATCGAACTAATGACCGGCAAAAGCCCCACCGACGCAGAATTTGGCGTGCATGGAAGCATTGTGGAGTGGGGTCGTTACTGCTACTCAGACTGTCATCTTGATATGTGGATTGATCCAATAATTAGGGCACAGGTATCAAGCAATCAGAACCAGATGGTTGAAATCATGAACCTAGCCCTTCACTGCACTGCCACTGACCCTACTGCAAGACCTTGTGCAAGCGATGTATTGAAAACTCTAGAGTCTGTGCTGAGATCAAGTTCTTGTGTTTCAGGCCTGAAATTTTCTTCACCTATTTAG